The genomic stretch GATTTGGTGTCCTGGCTGTGGCCCCATTCGTGTGTAGCATGATGTCTGGTGGGTGGGTGTCGTCCACGACCCTAGAggtgtctgcatttcagtgctctGGTGGTGCTGTCGGCTGGAGAGCTATTCACGTTGGAATGTTCAAATCAATAGTTAGAACTGATTTAGGAAGGATCGAGTGGGCAAAAGGAGAGTAGCTCTCTACGTCAAAAAgggtttccaagtcactgataactccAAAGCAAATGATCCTGAATGCTTATGTTCTAACCGATAAAACATGAaatggggtattagttggtgtcaGCCACATCCCCCTTAAACCGCACGAAGGAAGAGGATGACCACTTCCTTACGCACCTATCTACAGGGTGTAGGGCGGAAAGGCTGCGGACCATGGGGGCCTTCAGTCTGAGTGACACATGTTGGAGGGCTCACGCTGGCAggactaaaacatccttggaatttctaaagcttagagatgacaatttcctagctcaaaaaaaaggagtacttgtggcaccttagagactaaccaatttatttgagcataagctttcgtgagctacagctcacttcatcggatgcatctgatgaagggagctgtagctcacgaaagcttatgctcaaataaattggttagtctctaaggtgccacaagtactccttttctttttgcgaatacagactaacatggctgttactctgaaacctagcgcaaaaagtgttgcagccaacatgggggaatttTATGTTAAACCtggtcctaacagataaagaagAACTGATCTCACAACTAAAAGATAACAGTAGCTTAagttcaagtgatcatgacttgattacaTGTATAATGTGCAATgaaaataaagtccagaccacTAATATAtttacttggtgctttaatagggccaatttcacaaagctgcaAACAACTCtgagccaaatcagctgtgaggaagaatttagtcagaaaaatgtgaatgataattgggactcatttaagaacaccttactagatacACAGAAAGCCACAATCCCATGATTCAGGGGCCAGGCTGCTTAAAAAAAACTTCTcagtttagaggggaagtgaaggcagctataaacacatggaagaaagggaaagttgatagcaatgaatataaatcagaagttaggaattgtagaaaatcgataagggaagccaagggacgcAAGACGacatctatggccagcagagttaaggacaaaagaagtttttataaatatattaggaacaaaaagaatcctgacaatggtactggtccattaccagatggaaatggcagaattatcagtagtaatgcagaaaaggcagaagtgttcaataaatatttctgttaagtatttgggggggaaaacaTATGATGCAGTCTCATCATCTAGGGATGCTAGCACACTTTTCACTTGTATTTCTGGAGGATGTTAGACACAAGccactaaagttagacatttttaaatcagcaggtccagataccTTGCAggcaagagttttaaaagagctggctgaggagcttgctggagtgttaatgttgctttttaataagtcttggagctctgggaaagttccagaagactgtaAGAATACtgatgttgtgccaatttttaaaaagggtaaacaggatggcccaggtaattataggcctgtcagcttgacatcgatcccaggcaagataatggagcagctgataaaGGACATGATTAATGAAGACCTAAAGGAAGGTAATAAAATCAATGCAAATCAgtgtgggtttatggaaaataggtacTGTCAGGCTAACCTATCAttgttttttaatgagattacaagtttggttgataaagataatagtgttgtcATAATAGACTTCTGTAACACGTTTGTCTTGCTACAgcacgacattttgattaaaaaactagaatataaaatgaacatggcacacgttaaatggattaaaaactggataaCTGAAAGGTCTCAAAAGTAACTGTAACGGGAATGGTCACTGAGCAGGTCTCTTTCCGGTGGGTTCCCggtttggttcttggccctatgctatttaacatctttatcaatggcCTGGAACAAAACATgaagtcatcactgataaaatttgcagattacacaaaaactgggggagtggtaaatagcgaaaaggacaggtcactgattcagagtgatctggatcgcttggtaagctgggcgcaagcaaacaatatgcattttgatatggccaaatgtaaatgtaGGAAAAAAGAATATAGGCCGTACTTACAGCacaggggactctatcctgggaagcagtgactctgaaaaagatttggggaaggtggtggataatcaactgaacatcaGCTCCCAGTGTGAAGCTGTAGCCGAAAGAGTGAATGTGATCACCAGGAGAATCtcgagtaggaatagagaggtcaGAGGCCTAGAAGTCCCAGTcagggattggggccccattgtgctgggcaccatatacacacagaatgaaaagacagatcctgtcccaaagaccttGCAATCTAAGTAATTATTGTTAGTTATCAAACAAACAATGGGGCTTTTCCTCAGTGTGGCTGAGCAGACACAGCAGGGAAAGGAGGGATACAGAAAATAGATGGAGCCCCCACATTGAGAATAATACCTctctcttatatagtgcttttcatcagtagatctgcAAGTGCTTTACCAAAAGCATCAATATCATTACCCTATttaacagatagggaaactgaggcacagagaagggaagtgacatgcccaaggtgaCCTAGCAGAGACAAGAGCAGAACCCCGGTTTCCTGCAACCCACTCTGTCTAGTACTCCATCCGCAAGCCACACCACTTCCCTTATCAACAGAATGAttctcacaggtttcagagtagcagccatgttagtctgtgtcagcaaaaagaacgaggagtacttgtggcaccttagagactaacaaatttattagggcataagcttttgtgagctacagctcacttcatcagatgcattcagtggaaaatacagtaggaagatacatatatacagtgtgacagacccagaccagtggggtgcaggagtctggtCAAAGCcaaagggagggatagctcagtggtttgagcattggtctgctaaacccggCATTGTGAGTttgatccttgagggggccatttaaggatctggggcaaaaattggggattggtcctgctttgagcagggggttggactagatgacctcctgaggtcctttctaaccctgatattctatattggccactggatgaacagtttcctattccctgagtgaccagagtaGGGACTgcccctagagcaatcaggagcctgccagaaccaattaagacaagcaagctaatcaagacacctggagccaattaagaactttctagattcaattatggcaggcaggctaatcaggacacctggtttaaaaggacctcccatcagttagtaggggaGTGTGCCAGGAGCGGGAGTGAGAAGGTGTGTtgctggaggagtgaagagttcaagtgtgatcaggcttcaggaggaagatcctgcagtgaggataaagaaagtgCTGGGGcaaaggccatggggaagtagcccagggagttgtagctgtcacacagctgatacagggaacattgtggacagctgctatccacagagccctgggctggaacctggtgtagagcGTGGGCCCCTGATCAGAcgcaggaggagttgacctggtctgtgagaaacaccagaagggaaggtctaaattggaaagggatctgccctgtccctgacccactaggtggaacACAGAGACTGCAGggtttgttctccatttcccccacgCTGGCCAGttatgaggttagctgagtggacggcaggcttgagccactagcaagagtgaccaaactgagggctgccgtgaatctctgaggcgagcaaatctgccaataagcgcaggaccctcagaggcagagaaggaactttgtcacaactgagaaaatgaaaaaatgagtcctgccataccaactctaacgagactcaCAGGTTCGTTACTCCAACCCAGAGAAATCTGCATGGTTACCGGTCCACTTGGGAACCATGTTTAGGGCTTGGATCCTCCTTGTTAACACAGATAAAATGTCCCTGCCACTCTCCACCACAAATTCCACGTCCATCCGTTTCAGGAGTCGGACGGTGAGAAGGAGACAAAGAGACCGGTTCGGGCACAAGACATCCAGTGTCTCCCAGCTGGAGATCCCCCCGCCCTTCGAAGAAAGGTATGTCTGACGCCACCCAAAATGCACCATGCAGGAGGACAGGCCTCAGATAGCGACCAGAAGCTGGAATACAAGGAAGAACAATAAgtggctctttttaaaaattaaagtcaccAAGTTTGGGTCTGAGCTGATCCCCCTGGGTCGGAACATATGAGATGTGGGGAACATTCAGATCGGGTCCAAAGGTTGAGGTCAGGCTTATCTCCCAGGAACACTGTCCCGTGCATCTCCTTAGTTCTGGCTTTGCCACGGGAAAGAGTTGGGGATGATCCggggcagcagggccagggagtACCACACGGTCAGCCCCATCAGCCCAGGAGTTGGGATAGGCACTCTGCATGCCACTGAGCAGGTGGcttgggcagggagttggggcaggtCTTGCACAGACTGAGTTGAGTCAGggatggatggcagccaggggatggaggggtggggtaCTGAGAAGGGAACAGGTCATGCAATTGCCAGGACTCTGTCTAGAGGTCACGTCTCTCTCGCTCACTCTCTCCTCGTCTCCTAGGCTCACTGTAGAAGAAGCGGCCTCCTGGAAGCGCTCGTTTGATTGCGTGCTGGCGAGCCCGGCTGGCCGGAGCGTCTTCATGGAGTTCCTGCGGACGGAGCACAGCGACGAGAACATGGCCTTCTGGCTGGCCTGCGAGGAGCTCaagagggagcagagccaggagcaggtCTGCGAGAAAGCCAAGAAGATCTACCTGGATTACATCTCTATCCTGTCCCCAAGGGAGGTAGGTCTGCCACCGCCCTGTTGGGAGGCAGCTCAGGGGACCTCGCTCCCAGCTTATGCCCTCCCATTGTTGTCACCTTACAACGTAATGCAACACCAGGAAAACAAGGCCCTAAACACCAGGCACTGCCTTGAATATTGGGGGAGGGCAGCATAGAGTGTCTCCTTGCACCTGACGCCCCAGCAATGGGACCGTCTCCAAAGCAAGTGGTCCTCTGACATCAGCCAGctgagcttccctgcagcagttgCTCCTGGCTGTAGAGTTGACCCCTACTTTATTTGGAATGGGTAGGTCCTTGAGTTAGCTGTCCCGGTCTCACAGTTAGCTGCCAGGTCACAGCAGCTCACGGCACTTTGGAACCATCTATGCCAGTGCCCGAGAAAGGCTGGGGTCTCTCCAAAGGGCTCTTGGCGGGGCCCTGGACAGCCAGGGCATCCCAGCAGAGCTGCTGCGTGAGGAATCCTGGTCCCTGGGTTCAAGAGCGTTGCCCGTCTCCCTCCGCAGGTCAGCATCGATGCGAGTGTGCGCGAGTCAATCAACAGGTCCCTGGCGAGGCCCAGCGCGCAGATGTGCAACGAGGCCCAGGGGCAAATCTACACTCTCATGCACCGAGACTCCTACCCCCGGTTCCTGAACTCACCACTGTACAAGTCACTGGAGCAGAGACTGGCTGCGCTGGCTTGTGACACCTAGCCAAGCCCCGGGCACGCACACGCGTGTCAGGATACTGCCAGCTCCTTCAGCTTCCTGCCAGCTCCTCAAGGCACCGGGGGAAGATGGGACAACCCTAGAGACAGAGCCTCAGTGCTCCCTTTCTCCCCGTGGGTGAAGCCACTGATGTTTTGGTAGCAATGTTGATCTAGAACTTACTCTAGTCTGTCTGAACCAAACAAGATGTAACTCATGCTGGGCTTTGGGAGAATTTCACTAGGGCCAGTAGAGATGGGACGAGCCTGGGGTCCTAGAATCGGGAGCCTTTCAGAGCATTGTTTTTCCTAGAATTAGGATGGTATCTCTGTTGGCGTGGTTCTAGAGCATGGACGATATGTGTGGCCTGGACCACGGTTCTAGAACATGGATGGTCACAAGCAGGAGTGGGATCTAGAGTGTGGCTTGTGTGTGATCTAGGGGTTCTACTACATGACTTGTACATGAGTCTGGGTTTGTGGAACAAAGGTTATAGCTGATCTGTGATAGGTTCTAGAATGTGGGGCCTTCTCAATCTGTGGGGGCGTTTAGGATTGTGAAGCTTTGAGAACTTGAAGCACCGTGTTTTTGTTTTAGGGGCACGAAAAGTTCCCCACCAACATTTAATTGTGTTTCAGAATTTCTAAGAGTTTCATAAATCTCTTAAGTGGGCTTCTTCCCCACCTCTCTGAGCTAAGTCAACAGGGCTCAGTTACTCCCTTAGTACTGGAGCAGGTCCCAGTGGGCCAGCACATTTAAAATCCGGCCAAGCAGCTCCCAGGCCTAGCTCTAGATGGTAACTAGAGAAGACACTAACGTTATTTTATTTATCAGTTGGGGCTGCAAAAATTAATTCTGTCCcgtgaatgcaaaaaaaaaaataaataaaaaaagccccaggggattaatttaaaaaaacgaCTTGGCTGGTACATACCAGACACTACTAGCCACTCGCTAGAGTCTTTAGACCTTATGTGCAAAGGTGGCTACTTGTTTTGGTTGTCCACCTTTAGCCACCGtgggcatgattttcagaggccGTGAGCCCCCATATATCTAATGGGAATTACATGTACCCAGAAAAGCGTCTCAGAGGCAGCTTGTGTTAGGTGCCCCAAAAAATCCTGCCTGAAAATTGGCTATTTTAACAGCTCCTCTCATTGGCGCTACAAGATATCACTCATGTTTTATGATTTGTGGCCAGTCCTATCTAGCTCATTCGAAGAGGCTGCAACTTCTAAATGCCCA from Eretmochelys imbricata isolate rEreImb1 chromosome 19, rEreImb1.hap1, whole genome shotgun sequence encodes the following:
- the LOC144277400 gene encoding regulator of G-protein signaling 17-like gives rise to the protein MQLPGLCLEVTSLSLTLSSSPRLTVEEAASWKRSFDCVLASPAGRSVFMEFLRTEHSDENMAFWLACEELKREQSQEQVCEKAKKIYLDYISILSPREVSIDASVRESINRSLARPSAQMCNEAQGQIYTLMHRDSYPRFLNSPLYKSLEQRLAALACDT